One Methylocapsa sp. D3K7 DNA window includes the following coding sequences:
- the tuf gene encoding elongation factor Tu: MGKEKFQRTKPHCNIGTIGHVDHGKTSLTAAITKVLAETGGAVFTAYDQIDKAPEEKARGITISTAHVEYETKNRHYAHVDCPGHADYVKNMITGAAQMDGAILVVSAADGPMPQTREHILLARQVGVPALVVFMNKVDMVDDAELLELVELEVRELLSKYDFPGDDIPITQGSALCALEGKQPEIGHDAVLKLMETVDAYIPQPERPVDQPFLMPVEDVFSISGRGTVVTGRVERGIVKVGEEIEIVGLKPTVKTVVTGVEMFRKLLDQGQAGDNIGALLRGTKREDVERGQVLCKPGSVKPHTKFKAEAYILTKDEGGRHTPFFTNYRPQFYFRTTDVTGVVTLPEGTEMVMPGDNVTMDVELIVPIAMEEKLRFAIREGGRTVGAGVVASITE; the protein is encoded by the coding sequence ATGGGCAAGGAAAAATTTCAGCGGACAAAACCGCACTGTAATATCGGTACGATCGGTCACGTCGATCATGGCAAGACGTCGCTGACGGCGGCAATCACCAAGGTCTTGGCCGAAACGGGCGGGGCGGTGTTCACGGCCTATGATCAAATCGACAAGGCGCCGGAAGAGAAGGCGCGCGGCATCACGATCTCCACGGCGCATGTCGAATATGAGACGAAGAACCGCCATTACGCTCACGTCGATTGTCCCGGCCACGCCGACTATGTGAAGAACATGATCACCGGCGCCGCGCAGATGGACGGCGCGATCTTGGTCGTCTCGGCGGCTGACGGCCCGATGCCGCAAACCCGCGAGCATATTCTCCTCGCCCGCCAAGTCGGCGTTCCGGCGCTCGTCGTTTTCATGAACAAAGTCGATATGGTCGATGACGCCGAGCTTCTCGAACTCGTCGAACTCGAGGTTCGCGAACTTTTGTCGAAATATGATTTCCCTGGCGATGATATTCCAATCACTCAGGGCTCGGCACTTTGCGCGCTCGAAGGCAAGCAGCCGGAAATTGGGCACGACGCCGTGTTGAAGCTGATGGAAACGGTTGATGCTTATATTCCTCAGCCCGAGCGCCCCGTCGATCAGCCGTTCCTAATGCCCGTCGAAGATGTGTTCTCCATTTCCGGCCGCGGTACCGTCGTGACCGGCAGGGTCGAGCGCGGGATCGTCAAGGTCGGTGAGGAAATCGAAATCGTGGGCTTGAAGCCGACGGTGAAAACAGTTGTGACCGGCGTCGAAATGTTCCGCAAGCTCCTCGACCAGGGACAGGCCGGCGACAACATCGGCGCGCTTTTGCGCGGCACCAAGCGTGAGGACGTCGAGCGCGGGCAAGTCTTGTGCAAGCCGGGTTCTGTGAAGCCGCACACGAAGTTTAAGGCGGAAGCCTATATTCTGACCAAGGACGAAGGCGGCCGTCACACCCCCTTCTTCACCAACTACCGGCCGCAATTTTATTTCCGCACCACTGATGTGACTGGCGTTGTCACGTTGCCGGAAGGGACCGAGATGGTGATGCCGGGCGACAATGTGACGATGGATGTCGAACTGATCGTTCCGATCGCGATGGAAGAAAAGCTTCGCTTCGCGATCCGCGAAGGCGGCCGTACCGTCGGTGCGGGCGTTGTCGCTTCGATCACGGAGTAG
- the rplB gene encoding 50S ribosomal protein L2, giving the protein MALKSFKPVTPGLRQLVIVDRSGLYKGKPLKQLTEGKSSSGGRNNNGRITVRFRGGGHKQSYRIVDFKRRKLDIPAKVERIEYDPNRTSFIALIRYADGELSYIIAPQRLAVGDEVVSSMQADVKPGNAMALANIPVGTIVHNVEMKIGKGGAMARSAGTYTQVVGRDEGYVIVRLNSGEQRLIHGQCFATVGAVSNPDHMNISLGKAGRSRWLGRKPHNRGVTMNPVDHPHGGGEGRTSGGRHPVTPWGKPTKGKKTRSNKSTTKFIVTSRHKSKKKG; this is encoded by the coding sequence ATGGCACTGAAATCATTCAAACCCGTCACGCCGGGGCTGCGCCAGCTGGTCATCGTCGATCGCAGCGGCCTCTACAAGGGCAAACCCTTAAAGCAGCTGACCGAGGGCAAGAGCTCGAGCGGCGGGCGTAACAACAATGGCCGCATCACCGTCCGCTTCCGGGGTGGCGGTCACAAGCAAAGCTACCGGATCGTCGATTTCAAGCGGCGTAAGCTTGATATTCCAGCGAAAGTCGAGCGGATCGAATATGATCCCAACCGGACCTCTTTCATTGCGCTCATCCGCTACGCCGATGGGGAGCTTTCCTATATCATCGCGCCGCAGCGCCTGGCGGTCGGCGACGAGGTCGTTTCCAGCATGCAGGCCGACGTCAAACCCGGCAATGCGATGGCCTTGGCCAATATCCCAGTCGGCACGATCGTCCACAACGTCGAAATGAAGATCGGCAAGGGCGGCGCCATGGCGCGCTCAGCCGGCACTTACACCCAAGTCGTTGGACGCGACGAAGGCTATGTGATTGTTCGTCTCAATTCTGGAGAGCAGCGGCTCATCCACGGCCAGTGTTTCGCAACCGTGGGCGCTGTCTCCAATCCCGATCACATGAATATTTCATTGGGAAAGGCCGGCCGTAGCCGCTGGCTCGGACGCAAGCCCCACAATCGCGGCGTGACCATGAACCCCGTCGATCATCCGCACGGCGGCGGCGAAGGCCGCACTTCCGGCGGCCGTCATCCCGTCACTCCCTGGGGCAAACCGACCAAGGGAAAAAAGACGCGCAGCAACAAATCCACAACCAAATTCATCGTGACCTCGCGTCACAAGAGCAAGAAGAAGGGCTGA
- a CDS encoding 50S ribosomal protein L23, which translates to MSTAKFAHDATHFDVIISPVITEKATMASEANQVVFKVRKTATKPEIKVAVERLFDVKVDAVNTLVRKGKRKTFKGTRGVQSDFKKAIVTLAEGHKIDVTTGL; encoded by the coding sequence ATGAGTACGGCAAAATTCGCGCACGACGCCACGCATTTCGACGTGATCATCTCCCCGGTCATTACCGAAAAGGCGACGATGGCGTCGGAGGCAAACCAGGTTGTTTTCAAGGTTCGCAAGACTGCGACAAAGCCCGAGATCAAAGTGGCGGTCGAGCGGCTTTTCGATGTTAAGGTGGACGCGGTCAATACGCTCGTCCGCAAGGGCAAGCGAAAGACCTTTAAGGGAACGCGCGGTGTGCAGTCCGACTTTAAGAAGGCAATCGTGACCCTCGCCGAGGGCCATAAGATCGATGTTACGACCGGGCTCTAA
- the fusA gene encoding elongation factor G encodes MPRRHPIEDYRNFGIMAHIDAGKTTTTERILYYSGKSHKIGEVHDGAATMDWMEQEQERGITITSAATTTFWNGKRLNIIDTPGHVDFTIEVERSLRVLDGAVCVLDGNQGVEPQTETVWRQADKYNVPRIVFVNKMDKIGADFFRCVEEIKTKVGGRPVCIQLPIGSESDFKGVIDLVRMKAVVWEDEALGAKYSDAEIPEDLKAKAEEYRHILLEAAVELDDDVMAAYLDGVEPDADTLRRLLRKAVRYITFVPILCGSAFKNKGVQPLLDAVVDLLPSPVDREAIKGVDMDTGAEVVRLPRDEDPFSMLAFKIMDDPFVGTITFARVYSGHVESGTTVLNSTKDKKERVGRMLLMHANNREDVKEAYSGDIVALAGLKDTRTGDTLCDLNKPVILERMEFPEPVIEIAIEPKSKADQEKLGVALSKLAAEDPSFRVSTDQESGQTILKGMGELHLDIKVDILRRTYKVDANIGKPQVAYREKLTRRVEIDHTHKKQTGGSGQFARVKIVFEPSEAGSGSSFESKVVGGTVPKEFIPGVEKGINSVMGAGVLAGFPVVDVKATLVDGAYHDVDSSVLAFEIAARAAFREAMQKGGSVLLEPIMKVEVTTPEDYTGAVMGDLLGRRGQVQGQDMRGNAVVINAMVPLANMFGYVNELRSFSQGRANYTMQFDHYEQVPAGEAGKIQAKYA; translated from the coding sequence ATGCCCCGCCGTCATCCGATCGAGGATTACCGAAACTTCGGCATCATGGCCCATATTGATGCGGGCAAGACGACGACGACCGAGCGGATTCTCTACTATTCCGGCAAATCGCATAAAATTGGCGAAGTGCATGACGGCGCCGCCACCATGGATTGGATGGAGCAGGAGCAGGAGCGCGGCATCACGATTACGTCCGCCGCGACGACGACATTTTGGAATGGCAAGCGGCTGAACATCATCGACACCCCGGGCCACGTCGATTTCACGATCGAGGTTGAGCGCTCGCTCCGTGTGCTTGATGGTGCCGTCTGCGTCCTTGACGGCAACCAAGGCGTCGAGCCGCAGACCGAGACGGTCTGGCGGCAAGCCGACAAATATAACGTGCCGCGGATCGTCTTCGTCAACAAGATGGACAAGATCGGCGCCGATTTCTTTCGCTGTGTCGAGGAAATCAAGACCAAGGTCGGCGGCCGTCCGGTATGTATCCAACTGCCGATTGGCTCGGAATCCGATTTCAAGGGCGTCATCGACCTCGTCCGGATGAAAGCCGTCGTTTGGGAAGACGAAGCGCTCGGGGCCAAATATTCCGATGCCGAGATCCCGGAGGATCTCAAGGCCAAGGCCGAGGAATACAGGCACATTCTTCTTGAAGCGGCCGTCGAGCTCGATGACGACGTTATGGCCGCCTATCTCGATGGGGTTGAGCCGGATGCCGATACCTTAAGGCGCCTTTTGCGCAAAGCGGTCCGGTACATTACCTTCGTTCCGATCTTATGCGGTTCGGCCTTTAAAAACAAAGGCGTGCAGCCCTTGCTCGACGCCGTCGTGGATTTGCTTCCTTCACCGGTCGACCGCGAGGCGATCAAGGGCGTCGATATGGACACCGGCGCCGAGGTGGTTCGCCTTCCGCGCGACGAAGACCCTTTTTCCATGCTTGCCTTCAAGATCATGGATGATCCCTTCGTCGGCACCATTACCTTCGCCCGCGTCTATTCCGGCCATGTCGAATCCGGCACCACCGTGTTGAATTCGACCAAGGACAAGAAAGAGCGGGTGGGTCGCATGCTTCTTATGCATGCGAACAACCGCGAAGACGTTAAGGAGGCCTATTCGGGAGACATTGTCGCCCTGGCTGGGTTGAAGGATACGCGGACCGGGGACACGCTTTGCGACCTCAACAAGCCGGTGATCCTGGAGCGGATGGAATTCCCCGAACCGGTGATCGAGATCGCGATCGAACCGAAATCCAAGGCCGATCAAGAAAAACTCGGCGTCGCCTTGTCCAAGCTCGCGGCGGAAGATCCGTCCTTCCGGGTCTCGACCGACCAGGAATCCGGGCAAACCATCTTGAAGGGCATGGGCGAACTCCATCTCGACATCAAGGTCGATATTCTGCGGCGCACCTATAAGGTCGATGCCAATATCGGCAAGCCGCAAGTCGCCTATCGCGAAAAGCTGACGCGGCGGGTCGAGATCGACCATACCCATAAGAAGCAGACCGGCGGTTCCGGGCAATTCGCGCGGGTCAAGATTGTCTTCGAGCCAAGCGAAGCGGGCTCGGGCTCGAGTTTCGAGAGCAAGGTCGTCGGCGGCACGGTGCCAAAGGAATTTATTCCCGGCGTCGAAAAAGGCATCAACAGCGTCATGGGAGCGGGCGTTCTCGCGGGCTTCCCCGTCGTCGATGTCAAGGCGACTTTGGTCGATGGTGCCTATCATGATGTCGACTCATCGGTGCTTGCCTTCGAAATTGCAGCGCGCGCGGCGTTCCGCGAAGCGATGCAAAAGGGCGGCTCGGTCCTGCTTGAACCGATCATGAAGGTCGAGGTCACCACACCCGAGGACTACACCGGCGCGGTTATGGGAGACCTCCTCGGCAGGCGCGGGCAGGTGCAGGGGCAAGACATGCGCGGCAATGCGGTCGTCATCAATGCGATGGTGCCGCTCGCCAATATGTTTGGCTATGTCAATGAGTTGCGGTCCTTTAGCCAGGGCCGTGCCAATTACACGATGCAATTTGATCACTATGAGCAGGTCCCCGCAGGCGAAGCCGGGAAGATTCAGGCCAAATACGCCTAA
- the rplD gene encoding 50S ribosomal protein L4, with amino-acid sequence MKIDITNFDGEAAGSIDLDDAIFGLVPREDLIARMVRYQLAKRRAGTHQTQGRSDIARTGKKLYKQKGTGSARHGAASAPQFRGGGRAFGPVVRSHAHDLPKKLRALALKHALSAKAQDGAIIVWSEARAEDSKTKTLKESFAKLGLTNALIIDGATPEANFRLAARNIPEIDVLPVQGINVYDILRRKKLVLTQAAIDALGARFK; translated from the coding sequence GTGAAGATCGACATCACCAACTTTGACGGCGAAGCCGCCGGTTCGATTGACCTCGACGATGCCATTTTTGGCCTCGTGCCGCGTGAGGATTTGATTGCCCGCATGGTGCGCTATCAGCTGGCCAAACGCCGCGCTGGAACACATCAAACCCAAGGCCGCTCGGACATCGCGCGCACGGGCAAGAAATTATACAAGCAGAAGGGCACGGGCTCGGCGCGGCACGGAGCGGCCAGCGCGCCGCAGTTTCGCGGCGGCGGGCGGGCGTTCGGCCCGGTCGTGCGGTCGCATGCGCATGATCTGCCGAAAAAGCTGCGCGCGCTCGCGCTCAAACATGCGCTTTCCGCCAAGGCCCAGGACGGCGCGATTATCGTGTGGTCCGAGGCGCGTGCCGAGGATTCCAAGACCAAAACGCTGAAGGAAAGTTTTGCCAAGCTTGGTTTGACCAATGCGTTGATCATCGATGGCGCAACCCCGGAAGCCAACTTCCGTCTCGCGGCGCGCAACATCCCGGAGATCGACGTCCTCCCTGTCCAGGGCATCAACGTCTATGACATTCTCCGCCGCAAAAAGCTGGTCTTGACCCAAGCGGCCATCGATGCATTGGGAGCGCGTTTCAAATGA
- the rplC gene encoding 50S ribosomal protein L3, producing MRSGVIAQKLGMTRIFTGAGEHVPVTVLKLGGCQVVAHRTKDRNGYTAVQLGIGRAKVKNVSKAERGRFAVATVEPKLKLAEFRVEEDSLLPVGAEITADHFVIGQFVDVTGTSTGKGFAGPMKRWNFGGLRATHGVSISHRSHGSTGGRQDPGKTFKNKKMAGHLGAERVTTLNLRVVELDIDRGLILVEGAVPGTSGSWIYVRDAVKKALPKDAPKPGKYRMADAVASGASVEETGATA from the coding sequence ATGCGATCAGGTGTCATCGCGCAAAAGCTCGGCATGACCCGCATCTTCACCGGTGCTGGTGAACATGTGCCGGTCACTGTGTTGAAGCTTGGCGGCTGTCAGGTCGTGGCCCACCGGACCAAGGATCGCAACGGCTACACGGCTGTTCAGCTTGGTATCGGCCGGGCGAAGGTGAAGAACGTTTCGAAAGCCGAGCGTGGCCGCTTCGCGGTCGCCACCGTCGAGCCGAAATTGAAGCTTGCCGAATTTCGCGTCGAGGAAGATTCCCTGCTTCCGGTGGGCGCTGAAATTACCGCGGATCATTTCGTCATCGGCCAGTTCGTCGATGTCACAGGGACGAGCACCGGCAAAGGCTTTGCCGGTCCGATGAAGCGGTGGAATTTCGGCGGCCTCCGCGCCACCCACGGCGTCTCGATTTCGCATCGGTCGCATGGTTCGACCGGCGGCCGTCAGGATCCCGGCAAGACCTTCAAGAACAAGAAAATGGCCGGTCATCTTGGTGCCGAACGCGTGACGACGTTGAATTTGCGGGTTGTGGAGCTTGATATCGATCGCGGGCTCATTCTTGTCGAAGGCGCGGTTCCCGGAACTTCGGGCAGTTGGATTTATGTGCGTGACGCGGTGAAAAAGGCGCTTCCAAAAGACGCGCCGAAGCCCGGTAAATATCGTATGGCGGACGCCGTTGCCAGTGGCGCGTCCGTGGAAGAAACGGGAGCCACCGCGTGA
- the rpsJ gene encoding 30S ribosomal protein S10, whose translation MNGQNIRIRLKAFDHRILDSSTKEIVSTAKRTGAHVRGPIPLPTKIEKFTVNRSPHVDKKSREQFEIRTHKRVLDIVDPTPQTVDALMKLDLAAGVDVEIKL comes from the coding sequence ATGAACGGCCAAAATATTCGCATTCGCCTCAAGGCGTTCGATCATCGAATCCTCGATTCCTCGACAAAGGAAATCGTGTCCACGGCGAAGCGGACGGGAGCGCATGTCCGCGGTCCCATTCCGCTGCCGACGAAGATCGAAAAGTTTACGGTCAACCGTTCGCCGCACGTCGATAAGAAGTCGCGCGAACAATTCGAAATCAGGACGCATAAGCGGGTTCTCGATATCGTCGATCCGACACCGCAGACGGTGGATGCATTGATGAAACTCGATCTCGCTGCCGGCGTCGACGTGGAAATCAAGCTTTAG
- the rpsS gene encoding 30S ribosomal protein S19: MARSIWKGPFVDGYLLKKAEASRNSGRSEVIKIWSRRSTILPQFVGLTFGVYNGHKHIPVSVTEDMIGHKFGEFSPTRTFHGHAADKKAKRG; encoded by the coding sequence ATGGCTCGGTCAATCTGGAAAGGCCCGTTCGTCGATGGTTATCTGCTTAAGAAGGCAGAGGCCTCCCGTAACTCAGGCCGGTCTGAAGTCATAAAAATCTGGAGCCGCAGGTCGACGATACTGCCGCAGTTCGTCGGCCTGACCTTCGGAGTTTATAATGGCCATAAACATATTCCGGTCTCCGTAACCGAAGATATGATTGGTCATAAATTCGGTGAATTTTCACCGACGCGAACCTTCCACGGTCATGCGGCCGATAAAAAAGCCAAACGAGGCTGA